One Sphingomonas sabuli genomic region harbors:
- the ffh gene encoding signal recognition particle protein yields MFDNLSDRLSGVFDKLRGRGALSETDVRSAMREVRVALLEADVALPVARDFVDKATEKAIGQEVLRSVTPGQMVVKIVHDQLVETLGADTSELRVDVNPPAVVMMVGLQGSGKTTTTAKLAKRLTEKQRKKVLMASLDVARPAAQEQLAVLGRQASVDTLPIIAGQQPVDIARRAVQAARLQAYDVVLLDTAGRLHVDEQLMGEMKAVAAATSPTETLLVVDSLTGQDAVNVAKGFAADVDLTGVVLTRLDGDARGGAALSMRAVTGQPIKFAGVGEGLEALEAFHPERIAGRILGMGDVVSLVERAAETIQVEDAEKLAAKMAKGKFDLDDLRTQIAQMQRMGGLGALANMLPGMKGMKGAMEKAQDTKALVHLEAMMSSMTARERARPELINAKRKIRIAKGSGTTVQEVNKLLKMHQEMSTAMKRLKKMGGLGKLAAMFGGGGGLGGAGGLPDLTGAGGAGGLPGLGGGAPFNLPPGFDKFTKK; encoded by the coding sequence GTGTTTGACAACCTGAGCGATCGCCTTTCCGGCGTTTTCGACAAGCTGCGCGGCCGCGGCGCGCTGAGCGAGACCGACGTCCGCTCGGCCATGCGCGAAGTGCGCGTGGCGCTGCTCGAAGCCGACGTCGCTCTCCCCGTCGCTCGCGACTTCGTCGACAAGGCGACCGAAAAGGCGATCGGCCAGGAAGTGCTGCGCTCGGTCACTCCGGGCCAGATGGTGGTCAAGATCGTCCACGACCAGCTGGTCGAAACGCTCGGCGCCGACACGTCCGAATTGCGCGTCGACGTCAATCCCCCGGCGGTGGTGATGATGGTCGGCCTGCAGGGCTCGGGCAAGACGACCACGACCGCCAAGCTGGCCAAGCGCCTGACCGAAAAGCAGCGCAAGAAGGTCCTGATGGCCTCGCTCGACGTGGCCCGCCCGGCGGCGCAGGAGCAGCTCGCCGTGCTCGGCCGTCAGGCCAGCGTCGACACGCTCCCCATCATCGCCGGCCAGCAACCGGTCGATATTGCCCGGCGCGCGGTCCAGGCGGCGCGGCTGCAGGCCTATGACGTCGTCCTGCTCGACACCGCAGGCCGTCTCCACGTCGACGAACAGCTGATGGGCGAAATGAAGGCCGTCGCCGCGGCCACCAGCCCGACCGAAACCCTGCTGGTGGTCGACAGCCTGACCGGCCAGGACGCTGTCAACGTCGCCAAGGGCTTTGCCGCCGATGTTGATCTGACCGGCGTCGTGCTCACCCGCCTCGACGGCGACGCCCGCGGCGGCGCGGCCCTGTCGATGCGCGCGGTCACCGGCCAGCCGATCAAGTTCGCCGGCGTCGGCGAAGGTCTCGAAGCGCTCGAGGCGTTCCACCCCGAACGGATCGCCGGGCGCATTCTCGGCATGGGCGACGTCGTCAGCCTGGTCGAACGGGCGGCCGAGACGATCCAGGTCGAGGACGCGGAAAAGCTCGCGGCCAAGATGGCCAAGGGCAAGTTCGACCTCGACGACCTGCGCACCCAGATCGCGCAGATGCAGCGCATGGGCGGCCTCGGTGCGCTCGCCAACATGCTTCCGGGCATGAAGGGCATGAAGGGCGCGATGGAAAAGGCGCAGGACACCAAGGCGCTGGTCCATCTCGAAGCGATGATGAGCTCGATGACCGCGCGGGAGCGGGCCAGGCCGGAGCTGATCAACGCCAAGCGCAAGATCCGCATCGCCAAGGGCAGCGGGACGACCGTTCAGGAGGTCAACAAGCTGCTCAAGATGCACCAGGAGATGTCGACCGCGATGAAGCGGCTCAAGAAAATGGGCGGGCTGGGCAAGCTCGCCGCGATGTTCGGCGGTGGCGGCGGCCTTGGCGGTGCGGGCGGACTGCCCGACCTGACCGGCGCCGGCGGGGCCGGAGGACTTCCCGGCCTGGGCGGCGGAGCACCGTTCAACCTTCCACCTGGTTTCGACAAATTCACCAAGAAATAA